The window CCCACCCAGCTAATTCCCAGCCAGGGATGCCTTTGCCCACCCAGCTAATTCCCAGCCAGGGATGCCTTTGCCCACCCAGCTAATTCCCAGCCAGGGATGCCtttgccagtgccagtgccagcaggTGCTCGGCTCCCGGGTCAGACCCAGCTGGGGGAGAACCAAGGGCAGGGGACACAGGAAGAGACAAAAACGGGCAAAGCAACCCAAGTGGAGCCTTGTGCAGAGGATAAGCTCTAGTCATGACTGTTTCCCTGTtctgtgccacatccacagcGCTTCGTGTGTGCAGGGAGAACCCTCAAGTGAGACCCCTGTCCAGCTATTTAAATTTAACAGGGGCAAAAACACATCTCATGGAAAGTTCTCAAGCTTTACATGAGGCATCTGCCCACCTCTGTCTGTCTGGAAGTCAGATATCCTGCAGGTGTATTCTAGCTGGTAAGACACAACACTCAAGTTCACATCTCCAAAATTATTCTGGTAACCCAACTGCTGACAGTTGGTGTTTTTATAGTCCCTTTACTACACCAAAATGTAATGGCATGTTACTATGAACATCTCAAATCTGAAAGATACTTCTGTGGTATTTGAATGTTTATTACTTTGATTATATCCATGTCAAAAGTTAGGCTTTTACACTATGAATACCATTCACCTCAGATCTCCATTttatcccttttctttttttctgatctgGAAAGATCCTTACTTCATGCCCCTAAGACAGCACTTGAATGAAAGAAAGGGTAGCAAGCCATCTTCCACTTTCTCAAGATGGAGATATGCTTGATCTCATATGAAGAGCATCCCTACCACCCCTTTGTGAGATTAAATGATGGATTACTGGAGAAGCTGAACACGTGTGCCCTGAATTACTTCTCAGCCTCAGGCAGTCCAGAGGGTCATATCTGATGCACTGACAAGACCGATAATCTGATCAGAGGAACTACAGGAGTTCCTCCCAACCAAAGCAGAATGAACAGAGGGAGTGTCTGTGCCCAGAGTGCTCCTCTGGTCCACAGCTGACCAAGCTAATGCAACAAAAGGCACACTGCACTTCCTTCAGTTCTTCTCAAAGTCAGTTTTGGGGTGTGCAGAGACTGACTCTCACTTCATGGATGTTCCATTATTGGCTCAAAACAGGCAAAACCTCTAAAAGTAGCAACACAACTTCTATATTTTGGACAGATTTGTGaaaggaaaaaccccaaaatgttTCATGGCAGTCTTAAAACCACATAAAATTCAGATTCAACCAATTTAGAAATTCCTAAGAGCAGCTAAGAGcactggcttttctctctggcCTTATCAGAGGATGAAGCATAAGAATCtgatgaggaagaaaagacagcACAAAACCAAGAGGTAACCCAACAAAACAATTGAAAGCTTTTATTGTGATACCTCAAGTAGATACAATATAGTGAAACAACAAATGATGTACAGTATTGCTAGGACAAAACAGCAACACAGCCATGTCACCTgtaaaagaaagcattttcaaGAGTTTAAGAAACAATGAGGCACAACTCAACTGCCATTTACGACTCATGCTTTAGACCTTAAACCACTTGTAACAGTCCTTTTATAAGAAACATCTGAAGTCTGTTCCTTTTCCAGTAAATGCTTGTACTGCTGGTTGGCTTAACACGAGTCTCGGTGAAGTCCAATGAAGTGTCCAATGAGAATTTGAAGCTTCTATGGAGATGGTTGAATTTGGTCTGTGAGACTGTAGGTCCCTGCTGTTGCAAtctgcctgcagagctgagcgTGCAGGAGACGCTCAATCATCACTGGGGGGGAGCAGAAATCCACCAAAAACGGTGCACAGCCTTCGGGAACTCTTGCACTGATACAGCAGTAATAAAACAAATGCCATTTGGTTCTGGGCAGCGATGACTTTGTCAGAGCCTCTGAGGCCAGTTTTTAATTCAAAGAGATGTCCCCAACTGCACTGCCCCCTCTGCCCTGGACCGCGAGCACACGGCGCAGCACCGGCACCTGTCAGCACCTCGGGCCTTGCTGTGGGAAAGCAGGATGGAGCTGTAACCAACTTCCTTCACACAGTCTGCCACTGTGTAGTGTACAATGTGTACAATGTGTATAGTAAACAAGGGAAATTCATGTTCTGGCCCTTTTAAGTGGCAGATAAAATTAAGATTACCACACTGCTAAAAGCATACAGCAACAGTGGTTAGGTTGATGCCTCAGCAACCCCTCACCAAATTCTGCAGCTTATTTCACAGCAAGTTTGCAATTTAACAGAATTTTTCAAGATGGCAGGGTTGCCTTTTATTAATCAAAAAGTGACCAGCCAAAGAAGAACTCTAGGATTTGGAGGCAGATTCAGCCCTGGAACATCATTGTTAAAGTCGTGACTTTGGACCTAGACAGAGAATGTGTGGTCAGGTTACTAAAGTCACACCAAATTAGGATTAATTACTTTAGGACAGGTGTGGCTTTAGAGGTTCAGTGGAAAAACACTTTCAGTACATGTACATTTTTGCTAGCAAATTCCTATGCATCCCAATGAACATTTCTTCTAAGCCAGCTCATAGTCAGTTCATTTGGTCCAAGAAAGAGCCAGCAAGAATCAAAGGTTCACAAAAGCTTTTTGTTAcagtttataaaaaacaaaatacaaaataaatgttaagaccaacaataaaaataagcagTACAAGTAACAAAAGTGCTCAAGTTGGAGGGGAAGTAAACTTGCCCAGAGCAAACACATACAAACTTTAAATATAATCTTTAATATATTACAAAAATTGGTTAGAGGGAAAATGctttagtaaaatttttttttcaagtaagtttatttttcttttaaatgactGCTGGAGGGTTCAGTGACCAGACTGACCTTTTCACATCAGCCAGCAGCCATTGCTATCTGGATTCGACTTTCACCAAAACCAATAACAAGAACTCTCTACATCTTTATGTGGGGAGAAAATAATTATTGATGCTGCCAAAcaacacaggaagaaaattcaCATATTCCCTCAATGGAACGAGCCTCAAGAATTGTTACATGGCAGCAAAAAATAGCAATTCTGTATTAGTTCTGCTCTTTACTCCTTCTAAGCATCCACTCTTCATGACAGACCAAAAAGAATATTGCTTTGTTTCGTTCTCTTAAAAGCCATAAGCATCACATATAGATCATTAACTCTATGCCAGCAGTCTGAAGCTCTATGTGCTAAGCACTTGAAGTCCCAACCTTTGGCATCAAAGTTAATTAAGGTTTTGGTGAAAATGTCCagtttgaaatataaataatgcACTGAAGAAAGAGGTTGAATTTCTAAGAATCAGACTGTGTTACAGACAGCATGAGCTTACAAACAAGAGAGAGCCAAACCCCcaatttcagagagaaaaatctgtaaTACTTTACATATTCTCTTTAATTTCAGCTCTCTATGGAAAAGCAGCCATTACTTTAGTCTTCAGTCCAGTGTACTGCCTCAACACATCTGTAGCCAGGCAATAAGAAAAGCCCAAAGATACAGAAACTTCACACAAACGTGTTCACAAGTATCAACACTGCAACAGGACTCTGGAGCCAACACAAGCTTTTTGCTGATAGTTTTAGCGCCTTCTTTGTTGGCAACATACATTACAATGGtggaaaacaaaatcccaagAATTCCAGGTTGAAAAGATCACAAGACAGGCAACACCAAAGCCCATCTTGCATCAACAACACTGTTAAAAATGAGACCTCAAAGCCTGATGTGAACGTGAAGTAGTAACATGTGAGCCACAAAATCCAGGTTGAACATGACTGTACCACCTCAGGTCTCTGGACTGAAACCCAACAGCTTCAACTACTTCTCTAattcttacatttttaattcCTAGGTATAGATCACTACAACATCTTGAATGCAGTTTAGCCAGCCTGTATCACAGAGAACGTGTGCACGTGGGTGAATGctcttcccactcctcctcTCCACAAAAACACTGGAAAGCTGGTTTTGAAGATCGGTATTGCCTCTACCCATTGGCATAAATTTTCATGTATGACAATTTCTAAAGTGCAGCAGAGTTCAGAAAGCCCATCAGATTCCCaaaaacagaacagcagcagcagcacccgtGACCAGCTCCGCAGGTGCCAGTTAAGAATTGTTACTGAGAGAAAAGGATTTTGTATTGCAAGGCTTTTGTACTGTTCAGTGATAGGACTTACGTAGTGttaaaggggttttttcccaaacaTCTTATCCTCAAGCATTAAAAGGATTCAAATACAAAAAGTCTTCAGAGTctgtttaatttgaaaattaaattagcaAATTTATGTAGAGCACTTCTTTCACAGTTGCTCAGTTTGCATTACACAGATACCAACAGCTCATATTGTGCATACACTTTCCAGAAGTTTCTCTCATTAACTGATTCCATGAAAGAAACAGCATGAGAACAAAAGAGAAGGTGACTTTcatataaatttttattataaaaaggTACTTGGGGATGATTTAGCCAGCAAACCAGGAAACCCTTTCCCCACCcccaaattttaaaaactaccttgctattttatgaaaaaacaaGTCAAACTTCCCTTCTCTCttattccttctccttttcctacAGGTACTATACTAATTTTCATGTCATAGGCTCTTGAAAtttctcacaaaaataaatacttttgttCAAATGTAGCAGAAGCAGAATACTTCAACAAGTTTCCTTGACATCAACCTCTTTGTCCAGTGCATTAGGACTATACAGTTACATGGAACCAGCCATAAAACTTTACTGATGCACAAGTCCCTGTTACTGGCAAAGGTACAGTACCaaaactttgttttttcctaatacaGCAActaatgtttttttccaaaatagaAGATgcatatatatttctttttaatcttgcAAGTTACAgttttataaattttttatCCAGCAAACTCCTTAGGGAATATGTTGGTCTTTAATGAACATATTCTATAGCATTATTGATTTAAAATCTGTGTTATTTCATTAAGATACCAAACCTCTGGCATAACCTTTCCTAACAACTTGAGACCTGCTAACTTCAGTCAGTgcaattgaaatattttcttttgaagtgaGCACTGTACCTTTAACCAATTCACCTAAAAGATGTACATAGGTTGTGGTACactcaaatttaaaaaagaaattaataactACAATACTGCATCCTCTTCACTGCCAAACACATCAGAAATTGctacatttaataaaaaagcacCCCATCCCGTACATTCTTTCAGACTGCTCAGATACAGAACTACAGGACCGGAGTGGAGGTGTTTAGGCAAGAAGCATGCACAGCAGAAGGTAGCATTAAAGGCATAGGTCAGAGAGAGATGCTAACCAGTAAAATCCGTTTTCAATTACTGAACTGTTTCTCTAGTCAAGAGAGAGTTTAGAAAAAGGTCATCCAAAATGTTCCAAAACAACTGTTCACACAATAATACACGTACAAAAAGAGGGAACTTACacaaggagaaaaggcaaacaTGGCCTGAAATAGCCACTTACACTACACTACTCATTTGTGAGGTTTCAGAGTTCAGTGATACTCTCAGGGCCACTCTAGCCAAGCTCTTCCTTTACTTTGTGTTAGTCTTTGTAAAGCCTGTCCCACAGAACAGAGtccaaacagaaggaaaaacgTTATGTTTCACTCCCAGCCATTGTCTTTTATCATGTGGGCAAGTTCAATGataaattttccttctttgtacTTCTGACTGCTCTCAAAAGCATGTtcctggaaagaaagaaaaaaataatcaagaccACAGTGAATTAAGCTgggaaaatgaagcattttaaaCAAACTTGCATTAAAATTACAAACATTACAGGAGACATTACAGTTAACAACCCATGTTGGGTACACTGAgtagggagggaggaaggagaggctgaAAAGCATTGACAAGGAAATAGAAGTAAACTTCTAAGTGGAATCAGCAGATTTACTACACAGCTGATCTTGCTTTAGAACCTTCCATGTCCTCTCACTGCCTAGGgaattttaatgctttttttaaagtgaagatTTGGAAATGGCATGTTATATGTGTTGTTTCCTTATCCCCAGAAGtaatgaaaagaggaaatgggaaCCTCTTCAAAAGATCTCCTCTATATTCATCATCACAGGGAATGCATTTGGAAAACTTCTAAGATCTGAAGCTATACTGAATCAGTGAAAATCCTACATGCAACATTCAGAATCTAACATTTGCAAAACATCAAACTTCCAACACAGCTGCAAGTGTTACAGGAACTGTGCAAGTGCAGGGGTAACTTTTCAAACCACAGAATCAAGTTCACATTAGTTGTAAGCAGTACAAACATGCTCAGTGCCATTTACTGcaattcatatttttcctgtatGAACCAACTTTTGCAATCCAAGAAATGAAAGACCCACTTTGACAATTTCTTTCATCTGGTTTAGTGCATGTGTGCTTGGTAATCTTGCAAAAAGGTATCATAGAAATGTTAGATGTAACAGCACCTATAACTCCTGCTTGATTTCCAGTGCAGAATAGTTATTAGCTACTACAGCATTTCTGCAGATGGAAGGAAGTAAAACTATATCACATCCTGATATATACAAAAGCACTGGAGCTAACTCACTCAAACTATCAGTACAGGTGCTACTCAACAGCCTAAAATATCTGTGCTTCAACACATAAACATTTACTGAAGATTTAAGTATATTACTTACATATTTCCATCCAAGAGTGGTTTTACAGTTTTCACAATAGATATCTGCTACAGCATGTAAACCTGTCAGAAGAACTCTCTCCTCTGCTGGACCACAGCCCACATTtaccctggaaaaaaaaaggagaaattacaTTAACGGCAtgactgtttcttttctttctgttcccCACCTCTTCTCCAGTGGACAAAAaatagttttggggtttttttaaaaaaagtgccTGACTTATTCGATGCTGTAAAAGTAACTTCCTCTGTTACACTGAGCACaaggacaggaagaaaataagggtttgggttttgttttttttcaagtgtctgGTGGTGTCACTGTCGGTGACACCCACTCACTCCCAGCAATGAGGACCAGCTACACAGTTAAACTTTCACAGAACAGAACACTGGGCAGTAACTGGAGACTCCTCCAACTTCGGGCTTTTCTTCGAAAACAATTTGAGACCTCTGTAATTGAAGTCTGTACCAGTAAATCAGCACCAGCAGCTGAATTTAGAACCAGCTCCAAAATAGCAGCAGGGAAAAAGCctcataaatatttctttgctgCACATCAGCAGACTAAGCCATGATGAACAAACAGCAATATCAACCCAAAACATGCCATGAAGTACTGCACCAAGCTAGGTTTTTCATCAGTGAGAATCTATGCAGAAAACACAAGGCAAGACTAAACCAAGTTTTTAGGCTGTTTTAAACAAGAGCaatattttgctggttttgctgtttaTCCAGCCTCTTACTATTACAACTAGAATTCAAGTCCCACATCACCACTGAACGACTACATATAAAAAGAATCTCAAGGACCTATAATCAAATCCTTTGCAGTTAATAGTTCCATTATCCTGCTCAAAAATAGACCAGGACATAACTGCATTACTTTTTCAAAAAGGTGCAACAcaaaaaaccactgaaaaatagagacaaaaatgCAATCCTGCAtattaaaaacttaaaaatcaCCCATTAGCAAATGCAAAGAGCCTTCTATGAAGGGAAGGACATGCCTAAGATTGCAAATATCGGGCTTGATAAGATCACAGAGACCTTTTGCCTCCAGCATATTTGCAATATTCAAGGTCATTTAAGATGTACCAAGTTTACTGAAACATTAACCTGTAAATGTATCCAACTATCACACTGGGAAATTCTTCTTTAGACTACAGCTGAGTTGTCTAAAGCAAATTTAGAGTCACACAGTATAATCTGACTTCTGGAGTATCTCAGAACAGCAACTTCTACTCAAGACAGTTACCACTACATACACAAAAGAAATTCCACATTAACACCTTTCCCTAATCTTTCAGCTCTCAgcaaaattacttaaaatataaGATAAACTCATGTATGTGCAATGGGATATTTCAGAATTAGCCCAGTAGCTCTTTAATAACTATTGCTAGTGAGTAAAGCCAGTGTTAAAAGGAACAGGGCAAAGTAAAGCTACGTTAATTCCTACTGTTTTCCACTTGGGAAGCATAAAGTTACACTCTGAAAGTAGTGTGCAGAACCATAACAATATACTCACACAGAATTGAAGAGGTAGGCTCGTCCCTGGCTTCCCTGGAAGgactgcattaaaaataaaaaaacaacaaaaattgcatttgttaaaaaaaagaagtcccatcaaacaaaaaaataagttcCAGAAGGGTGTATTAGTAAACATATTAAGGTAATGCAGATATAAACTACTGCAGATCGATTACTTTATACCAGTTCTTTAATAGGAAGGCCTGGTCAGCCAAGTCTTCACCTAACTTAGATTTTTAGCAGTGATTTTACATTGTTAAGCACTATTGTTCAAAATTAGACTCCGTAATACAAACTAAGCATACTTTTTTCCTACCCCTCTGCAAGATACCAATCTCATTTTCCTAGACATCGTTCATGCTAATTAAAATAATCTGCTTTTAACTCAAAGGGAATTATTCCCATCTCTgtcttctcctgctgcacccaaAAGATGACTTATTTCAATTTCATTGCATCATTTGATGTAAGAGCAGTGAAATTCTGAACCAAGCATAACCCCAGCATACTGTACTCAGGAAACACATCTGATCAGTTTATAAGCTCAGCTTTACTTTAACAAACCAACTGTTATCATAAAATGCCTGAACACAGCCATATGCTTTCAAATCTCTCACATTCCTGAGAGATTATGGACAAAAGATGACTGTTAAGACTTCCTTGGCAGCAGCCATTTCCCCTTTAGAAAGTCCATGTTGTGAATTAAAATTCACAAATCCTCTTTCAAACTGCACCAAGAAATTTTCTCTCCTATTAATCATGTGTTAGTTTCTCAATTTACATGTAATTAATTACACATGCCAATCACATACAAATGAATGTGGTgggttgttgggggttttttgtctggTCCTACACAATCACTTTTTAAACTACTTACGTGTCATACCTGAAGTCCCCCAGCaggctgggaaagaaaaaactccAGAACAAACCAACAGTCAGGAGACTTTCCAAACTATCTTATGCAATTATTTCTGCGAAGGTTATGTTTAGTCTTGACTTAGTATCACTTAATAAAAGCTCTCCTTTGACCCTGCTTTTCTCAACATTAAGCAGAGGGCAGTAAAAGGATGCCAGGAATAGCACAAAAAGCAGCTCTTCCCCTCTCTTGTTTcataagctgaaaaaaaattctagccAAATGTAATAAGAAGAGCAGGTTGGGAAGCACTGCTTTAGTTGTTCTTTTCTcctgatatatttttaaagatgacTTGGCTTTTCTTGCATCCTTTACTTTGTTGCCCTAAATATGCTGTACTGCCCTAGGCTTATTTCCCCTCAGAAATGGTCATCTTTGTTACCTTCTATTTTTGGGATTATCAGGGTagagcagagggagaagcaACACAGAACCTTTTCCTGTGACAGtgattttagaaagaaaatctgtTCACAAACACAACCTTCTCTTACTTCCTGTTCCCAGAGACTGACTGATTGGATATCATCTTTTCTTACCTATACACATGTTTAGAGACCATATATTGTAATTACATGCCACAGAACACTTGTTTCTTTGCCCAGCTGCAAAGACAAGTTCCTCCACATTTGACAGAACAAACAGCACCTATGCCAACACAAACTTCTACTTTGCAAGATTTGTTCAGCACTTCCAAGATCATTGGCACTGTACAT of the Pseudopipra pipra isolate bDixPip1 chromosome 18, bDixPip1.hap1, whole genome shotgun sequence genome contains:
- the YPEL1 gene encoding protein yippee-like 1 isoform X2; this encodes MVKMTKSKTFQAYLPNCHRTYSCIHCRAHLANHDELISKSFQGSQGRAYLFNSVVNVGCGPAEERVLLTGLHAVADIYCENCKTTLGWKYEHAFESSQKYKEGKFIIELAHMIKDNGWE
- the YPEL1 gene encoding protein yippee-like 1 isoform X1, whose protein sequence is MTLYRCLYKYCHFLLSCSLQSISDQRGKKSYEVTDKTRCVNIFKNKFYIKSFQGSQGRAYLFNSVVNVGCGPAEERVLLTGLHAVADIYCENCKTTLGWKYEHAFESSQKYKEGKFIIELAHMIKDNGWE